In Lacibacter sp. H375, one DNA window encodes the following:
- a CDS encoding sulfatase-like hydrolase/transferase yields MVILVCYECIMICIQSLTHKEPPKSFMSASRQNVPNANLPSVYFIVLDEYAGSETLEKYFKYSNAGFVNTLDSLGFKVIRNASSNYHYTVLSMASTLNGEYIETHKNKPVYTQESFRNGMNAIYYNKAFATFEELGYSVFNYSPFRMKEHASRYSNRFLPTDYWLILHPTFFDRVIESFPYFFARKSGNKNLLKNLFTRQVDVSRNVLNDVLNKSGENLNAPTFSYIHLMMPHAPYATDSTGMINMAFLTSEAITKKQRMDAYLQYLVYANRVVSDFLRKIKTKTNGNAVVMLMSDHGLRDQLNPEDTISKFNSLNAVYLPAGMPNKWYDNMSNVNQFRLLFSLLSQQQIEYKQDLQVH; encoded by the coding sequence TTGGTTATTCTTGTTTGCTATGAATGTATAATGATCTGTATCCAATCGCTTACTCATAAAGAACCGCCAAAATCTTTCATGTCGGCTAGTAGACAAAATGTCCCTAATGCCAACCTCCCGTCCGTTTATTTTATAGTACTCGATGAATATGCAGGCAGTGAAACGCTCGAAAAATATTTCAAATATTCAAATGCTGGTTTTGTAAATACACTTGACAGCCTGGGGTTCAAAGTGATAAGGAATGCCAGTAGTAATTATCACTATACTGTTCTTTCCATGGCTTCTACTTTAAATGGTGAGTATATCGAAACTCACAAAAACAAACCTGTATACACACAAGAAAGCTTTCGTAACGGAATGAATGCTATCTATTACAATAAAGCTTTTGCAACTTTTGAAGAACTTGGTTATTCGGTATTTAACTATTCGCCATTCAGGATGAAGGAACATGCGTCTCGTTATTCTAACCGGTTTCTACCTACTGATTATTGGCTGATCCTTCATCCCACTTTTTTTGATCGGGTCATTGAGTCGTTCCCATATTTTTTTGCAAGGAAGTCAGGGAACAAGAATCTTTTGAAGAATCTATTCACCAGGCAAGTTGATGTGAGCCGTAATGTGTTGAATGATGTGCTCAATAAAAGTGGAGAGAATTTAAATGCCCCCACTTTTTCGTATATCCATTTGATGATGCCTCATGCTCCTTATGCAACTGATAGTACAGGGATGATTAATATGGCGTTTCTTACTTCAGAAGCTATTACTAAGAAACAGCGAATGGATGCCTATCTGCAGTATCTTGTTTATGCAAATCGGGTTGTATCTGATTTTTTAAGAAAGATAAAAACCAAAACAAATGGAAATGCTGTGGTAATGTTAATGAGCGATCATGGTTTGCGGGATCAACTTAATCCTGAAGATACAATATCAAAGTTCAACTCGTTGAATGCAGTTTATTTGCCTGCAGGAATGCCAAATAAATGGTATGATAATATGAGTAATGTTAATCAGTTCAGATTGTTGTTTTCATTACTCTCACAACAGCAGATTGAATACAAACAAGACTTACAAGTTCATTAA
- the tyrS gene encoding tyrosine--tRNA ligase, giving the protein MHLIDELRWRGMIQDIMPGTEEQLKKEMTTAYIGFDPTADSLHIGSLVPILLLVHFQKAGHKPIALVGGATGMIGDPSGKSQERNLLNEETLNKNIAGVKAQLEKFLDFDASKVNAAEMANNYDWFKSISFIDFLRDTGKHITINYMMAKDSVKKRIESEVGLSYTEFAYQLMQGYDFYWLYENKNCKLQMGGSDQWGNITTGTELIRRKVNGEAFAFTCPLIKKADGTKFGKTEQGNVWLDSTKTTPYQFYQFWLNASDADAEGWIKIFTFLRKEEVDGLISEHHSDPGKRILQKRLAEEVTKFVHGEEELKNAVETTAKLFANQTASAESLSVDDLEGMEGVVKFDFAADKLQVGIDVVSFLAETTIFPSKGEARKTVQGGGVSINRKKVETIDMKIDVSLLLHEKYLLVQKGKKNYYLVSAV; this is encoded by the coding sequence ATGCATTTGATCGACGAATTACGATGGAGAGGGATGATACAGGATATCATGCCCGGAACGGAGGAACAACTGAAAAAAGAGATGACTACGGCTTATATCGGCTTTGACCCTACGGCTGATAGTCTGCATATTGGCAGTCTTGTACCGATCTTATTGCTTGTTCATTTTCAGAAGGCGGGCCACAAACCAATTGCTTTGGTGGGCGGTGCTACCGGTATGATTGGCGACCCCAGCGGTAAAAGCCAGGAAAGAAATTTGCTGAATGAAGAAACGCTCAACAAAAATATAGCTGGTGTAAAAGCCCAGTTGGAAAAATTCCTTGATTTTGATGCTTCAAAAGTCAATGCAGCTGAAATGGCCAATAACTACGATTGGTTTAAGAGTATTTCATTCATCGATTTTTTGCGTGATACCGGCAAACACATTACCATCAACTACATGATGGCGAAGGATAGTGTGAAGAAGCGCATTGAAAGTGAAGTTGGCTTGAGCTACACCGAGTTTGCTTACCAGCTGATGCAGGGCTACGATTTCTATTGGTTGTACGAAAATAAGAATTGCAAACTCCAGATGGGCGGAAGTGATCAGTGGGGAAATATCACCACCGGCACGGAACTCATCCGCAGAAAAGTGAATGGAGAAGCCTTTGCGTTCACTTGTCCATTGATCAAAAAAGCAGATGGCACCAAGTTTGGCAAAACCGAACAGGGTAATGTGTGGTTAGATTCAACCAAAACAACACCGTACCAGTTTTACCAGTTTTGGTTAAATGCAAGTGATGCTGATGCTGAAGGATGGATCAAAATCTTCACATTTCTTAGAAAAGAAGAAGTTGATGGTTTGATCAGCGAACATCATAGCGATCCCGGCAAACGCATCCTTCAAAAACGCTTGGCTGAAGAAGTAACAAAATTTGTTCATGGTGAAGAAGAACTGAAGAATGCAGTTGAAACAACAGCTAAATTATTTGCCAATCAAACAGCATCAGCGGAAAGTCTGAGTGTTGATGATCTTGAAGGAATGGAAGGTGTGGTGAAGTTTGATTTTGCAGCAGATAAATTACAAGTTGGAATTGATGTGGTTTCTTTCTTAGCTGAAACAACCATTTTCCCAAGCAAAGGTGAGGCACGCAAAACTGTGCAAGGCGGTGGCGTAAGCATCAACCGTAAAAAAGTAGAAACAATCGATATGAAGATCGACGTTTCGTTACTCCTTCATGAAAAATATCTGCTGGTACAAAAAGGAAAGAAGAATTATTATTTAGTATCGGCTGTTTAA
- the porU2 gene encoding putative type IX secretion system sortase PorU2, protein MKRFLLSVTILLCAVASITAQSYMNEWIDFNKTYYKFKVGATGVYRISQAQLSVMGIANADASHFQLWRNGQQVPVYTSAASGTLPANGFIEFWGQVNDGKWEKRMYLDPGYQINDNWSLYTDTSSYFLTVNTTTAQNKRFVETPNDLSSGLPAEPYFTHKASLYYRNNLNLGFAAVVGSYVYSSSFDRGEGFTSAEFRSANPLVSSQTNLYVAPSGPNAKLKFSAVGRALNIRTVQAYINGTLVADREMNYFNSIIDENANNIPLSLISGNTANVEFRVNVLDPAAVATDRIVVGMYELSYPRQFNFGGQTNFEFDLPASATGNNLIIDNFNFGGSIPPVMYDLTNGLRITASIVSPTQIRVVLPASASDRKLVLVSQDGGNIRSVSSFISRNFTNYALPANQGNYIIISNPRLYSDANGVNQVEQYRLYRSSTTGGGYNAKIYDVQDILDQFGYGVKNNGYAIKNFLRFAYSGFAQRPSYCLIIGKGVVYTNYRAAESTPTIDQLNLVPTFGNPASDMSLASADGSIVPKIPIGRLTVVNGNEVKAYLDKVKTYETFYNSNSCVINDELWKKNVIHVAGANDYLGEQIRFYLNQYGNVLKDTSFGASIYSLQKTGVAAIQTIASANITRLFEEGFSLLTYFGHSSPSTLEYNLSDPTSYPSIGKYPILLVNGCQAGNMFLSDATRLTGNMIITEKWVLTPNRGSVAFIASTHLGIVNYLHIYSEEFYNQLSKTDGYGESIGRIMANVNDTLSRTYSFNDFYVRMHMEEITLHGDPAIRFYSQRKADYAIEAPMVKIAPEFISIAETKFDANIKIVNIGKATEDSVRIKITRIFPSGNSTVVYDQKNRRVPYADSILLQLPIDPFRDKGANKLKVEIDPDNLIEESCETNNTVTKEFFIFEDELRPVYPFNYSIINKQNITFYASTANPLGTSRKYYFELDSTQKFNSGLRKADSVTSIGGSISFKPTGFTFTDSTVYYWRVGMRPEANSGILWNDFSFVYIPGSETGFNQSHFFQHKQSAYKYLVLDPATRLMTFDSTIRKVQIRTGIHPFHIEASIDVAIDFTNIERYGCRYGSFQIYVFDGKTLEPMRNTFGGAPGLYNSLATCGEAPRIFFEYSYTQQTSRINAINFLKNIVKDGDYVVVTNLGSNQLGITDTAALKSDESVLGVGNSLYHTLKNAGFTEIDNFKSNLPMIFAYKKNNPMFIPQQKIGLVNEAISDVLEVPGYFTSGAVESPWFGPAKTWKDLKWKGYPLETSPITDTTSLDIIGKTSTGIEVLLSTITEARDTSLSFINPLAFPYLKLRLNNKDDKKITPYQLSKWKLYADYVPEGAIAPNVAFSFKDTLELGEPLNFAIAFRNVSETAFDSLKLKLVVTNQNNVPITIDLPKKKPLVSGDSIVVSYRFDSKDFVGLNTLYLMVNPDEDQPEQFLFNNFIFKSFYVKPDNYKPWLDVTFDGSHILNRDIVSSKPHIFVQLKDDSRFLALDDTTGMKIQIRYPDNTLRDYKPQSDSVKFTPANLTTGNNSATIDLYPKFMQDGEYELIVTGMDKSGNKAGELEYKVSFQVINKPMISNLLNYPNPFTTSTAFVFTITGSEIPQNMRIQILTITGKVVREITKAELGTLRVGRNITDFKWDGTDQFGNKLANGIYLYRVITNHNGKALDKYKAEGDNTDQYFNKGYGKMYLMR, encoded by the coding sequence ATGAAACGCTTTTTACTCTCCGTTACCATATTGCTTTGTGCAGTTGCAAGTATTACCGCTCAGTCGTATATGAATGAGTGGATTGATTTTAATAAAACCTATTACAAGTTTAAAGTTGGCGCAACAGGCGTTTATCGTATATCGCAGGCTCAGTTAAGTGTAATGGGCATTGCCAATGCAGATGCATCGCATTTCCAATTGTGGCGTAATGGCCAGCAGGTGCCGGTTTATACATCTGCTGCAAGCGGAACATTACCAGCAAATGGGTTCATAGAGTTCTGGGGGCAAGTGAATGACGGTAAATGGGAAAAACGAATGTATCTCGATCCGGGATACCAAATCAACGATAACTGGAGTTTGTACACAGATACATCTTCTTATTTTCTCACTGTAAATACAACGACTGCACAGAATAAGCGATTTGTTGAAACCCCAAATGATCTCTCCTCTGGATTGCCGGCAGAGCCCTATTTTACCCATAAAGCTTCACTTTATTATCGCAATAATTTGAATCTTGGTTTTGCGGCTGTTGTTGGGAGTTATGTTTACTCATCTTCATTTGACAGAGGTGAAGGTTTTACAAGTGCGGAATTTAGATCAGCTAACCCTTTGGTTTCTTCACAAACAAATTTATATGTTGCGCCTTCAGGTCCAAATGCAAAACTAAAATTTTCAGCTGTTGGCAGGGCATTAAATATCCGTACAGTTCAGGCTTATATCAATGGAACGTTAGTTGCTGATCGTGAAATGAATTATTTCAATTCAATTATTGATGAAAATGCGAATAATATTCCTCTTTCACTAATTTCCGGCAATACTGCAAATGTTGAGTTTCGTGTGAATGTTCTTGATCCGGCAGCTGTGGCAACAGACCGGATTGTTGTAGGGATGTATGAATTAAGCTATCCAAGACAATTTAATTTTGGTGGTCAAACAAATTTTGAGTTTGACTTACCCGCCAGTGCAACAGGCAACAATCTAATTATTGATAATTTTAATTTTGGAGGTTCTATTCCTCCTGTGATGTACGATCTTACAAATGGTCTTCGCATAACAGCAAGTATTGTTTCTCCAACACAGATACGAGTTGTATTACCTGCTTCTGCTTCTGATCGAAAACTTGTACTTGTAAGCCAGGATGGAGGGAATATCCGGTCTGTATCAAGTTTCATTTCACGCAATTTTACCAATTACGCATTACCAGCCAACCAAGGAAATTATATTATTATTTCAAACCCTCGCCTGTATTCAGACGCAAATGGAGTGAATCAAGTAGAACAATATCGCTTATATCGTAGTAGCACAACTGGCGGCGGTTATAATGCAAAAATTTATGATGTACAGGATATTCTTGATCAGTTTGGATATGGTGTAAAAAACAATGGTTATGCGATCAAAAATTTCCTCCGCTTTGCATACTCAGGTTTTGCTCAGAGACCTTCTTATTGTTTAATAATTGGGAAAGGAGTTGTTTATACAAACTATCGTGCGGCGGAATCTACTCCAACAATCGACCAACTTAATTTGGTACCAACTTTTGGGAACCCGGCGTCAGATATGTCTCTCGCTTCTGCAGATGGTAGTATTGTTCCCAAAATACCAATAGGTCGATTGACGGTTGTAAATGGTAACGAGGTTAAGGCCTATCTCGATAAAGTAAAGACTTACGAAACATTTTATAACAGTAATTCCTGTGTTATTAATGATGAGTTATGGAAGAAAAACGTTATTCACGTGGCAGGTGCTAATGATTATTTAGGTGAGCAAATTCGGTTTTATCTTAATCAATACGGTAACGTATTGAAAGATACTTCTTTTGGTGCAAGTATTTATTCCTTGCAAAAAACAGGTGTGGCAGCTATTCAAACGATTGCTAGCGCAAATATTACCAGGCTGTTTGAGGAAGGTTTTTCCCTTCTCACTTATTTTGGGCACTCCTCTCCATCAACACTTGAGTATAATTTATCTGACCCCACAAGCTATCCGTCAATTGGCAAGTATCCCATTCTTTTGGTGAATGGATGTCAGGCAGGTAATATGTTTTTATCTGATGCTACAAGGCTTACTGGAAACATGATCATTACGGAGAAATGGGTATTGACTCCCAATAGGGGTTCTGTTGCATTTATTGCATCAACACACTTAGGGATAGTTAACTACCTGCATATCTATAGCGAAGAATTTTATAACCAGTTGTCTAAAACAGATGGTTATGGTGAGTCAATAGGCAGAATAATGGCGAACGTGAACGATACTTTATCACGAACTTATTCTTTTAATGACTTCTATGTTCGTATGCACATGGAGGAAATTACCCTACATGGCGATCCTGCAATTCGTTTCTATAGTCAGAGAAAAGCAGATTATGCTATTGAAGCTCCAATGGTAAAAATTGCTCCCGAGTTTATTTCAATTGCAGAAACAAAGTTCGATGCAAACATTAAAATTGTCAATATCGGGAAAGCAACCGAGGATTCAGTACGTATAAAAATTACGAGAATATTTCCCAGCGGTAATTCAACTGTGGTTTATGATCAAAAAAATAGACGGGTGCCTTACGCCGATTCAATACTTCTGCAATTGCCTATCGATCCTTTCCGGGATAAAGGAGCCAATAAGCTCAAGGTAGAAATCGACCCTGATAACCTTATAGAAGAATCCTGTGAAACAAATAATACAGTTACCAAAGAATTCTTCATTTTCGAAGATGAGTTAAGACCTGTTTATCCATTTAATTACTCCATTATCAACAAACAGAATATTACCTTCTATGCTTCAACGGCTAACCCGTTAGGCACATCAAGAAAATATTATTTCGAATTGGATTCCACACAGAAATTCAATTCAGGCTTGCGAAAAGCCGACTCGGTTACCTCGATTGGAGGATCAATTTCATTTAAACCAACAGGGTTTACCTTCACAGATAGTACAGTCTATTACTGGCGTGTGGGTATGAGACCTGAAGCAAATTCTGGTATACTTTGGAATGATTTCAGTTTTGTATATATACCGGGTTCAGAAACTGGGTTTAATCAATCTCATTTCTTTCAGCATAAACAAAGTGCATATAAGTATTTGGTGCTTGATCCTGCAACTCGTTTGATGACCTTTGACTCAACAATCAGAAAGGTGCAAATCAGAACAGGAATTCATCCATTTCACATTGAGGCAAGCATTGATGTAGCAATAGATTTCACCAATATTGAGCGATACGGTTGTCGTTATGGATCATTTCAAATTTATGTCTTTGATGGGAAAACACTGGAACCTATGCGTAACACGTTTGGAGGCGCACCAGGTTTATATAACAGTTTGGCCACTTGTGGCGAAGCTCCACGTATTTTCTTTGAGTATTCATATACACAGCAGACATCAAGAATAAATGCCATCAACTTCCTTAAGAATATTGTCAAGGATGGCGATTATGTTGTCGTTACAAATCTTGGCTCAAATCAACTCGGAATAACTGATACAGCCGCTCTTAAATCCGATGAATCTGTTTTGGGTGTTGGTAATTCGCTTTATCATACATTAAAAAATGCAGGGTTTACAGAAATTGATAATTTCAAGAGTAACCTTCCAATGATATTTGCCTATAAGAAAAACAACCCAATGTTTATTCCTCAGCAAAAAATTGGCTTGGTGAACGAAGCAATTAGTGATGTACTTGAAGTACCTGGCTATTTCACATCAGGCGCCGTTGAGTCGCCTTGGTTTGGACCAGCAAAAACATGGAAAGATCTGAAATGGAAAGGATATCCTCTTGAAACATCACCTATAACAGACACTACGAGTCTTGACATCATCGGGAAAACAAGCACAGGAATTGAAGTGCTCTTGTCAACAATTACTGAAGCAAGAGATACAAGTCTGTCGTTTATTAATCCTTTAGCATTCCCTTATCTTAAATTGCGTTTGAATAATAAAGACGATAAGAAAATTACGCCTTACCAACTAAGCAAATGGAAGTTGTATGCAGATTACGTACCGGAAGGAGCCATTGCTCCTAACGTAGCATTCAGTTTTAAAGATACTCTTGAATTAGGTGAGCCACTTAATTTTGCGATCGCTTTCCGAAACGTAAGTGAAACCGCATTTGACAGCCTTAAACTGAAGCTGGTTGTAACCAATCAAAATAACGTACCCATTACAATTGACCTTCCTAAAAAGAAACCGTTAGTTTCTGGCGATTCAATTGTTGTGTCGTATAGATTTGATAGTAAAGATTTTGTTGGCCTCAATACACTCTATCTGATGGTTAATCCGGATGAAGATCAACCAGAGCAATTCCTGTTTAACAACTTTATTTTTAAGAGTTTTTACGTTAAGCCAGATAATTATAAGCCATGGCTTGATGTTACTTTCGACGGTTCACATATTCTTAACAGGGATATTGTTTCTTCGAAACCGCATATTTTCGTCCAGTTGAAAGATGACAGCCGCTTTCTTGCGTTGGATGATACAACGGGTATGAAAATACAGATACGTTATCCTGATAATACTTTACGTGACTATAAGCCGCAGTCAGATTCAGTGAAGTTTACACCTGCGAATCTTACAACAGGAAATAATTCTGCAACAATTGATCTGTATCCGAAATTTATGCAGGATGGAGAATATGAACTGATTGTAACGGGTATGGATAAGAGTGGAAATAAAGCCGGAGAGTTGGAATACAAAGTGTCATTCCAGGTGATCAATAAACCAATGATCTCAAATCTGCTGAACTATCCTAATCCATTTACAACATCTACCGCTTTTGTATTTACCATTACGGGCTCAGAAATCCCTCAGAATATGCGTATCCAAATCCTGACGATCACTGGTAAAGTTGTAAGAGAAATAACAAAAGCAGAGCTCGGTACACTTAGAGTGGGAAGAAATATTACAGATTTTAAATGGGATGGAACTGACCAGTTTGGCAATAAACTGGCAAATGGTATTTACCTCTACAGAGTTATTACGAACCACAACGGTAAGGCGTTGGATAAATACAAGGCGGAAGGCGATAACACAGATCAGTATTTTAACAAAGGGTATGGTAAAATGTACCTGATGCGTTAA
- a CDS encoding sulfatase-like hydrolase/transferase, which translates to MNTNKTYKFIKQREYQEMVIQGANTFTSIKKVIQAVRKHSVLATLPLYFVLDATNQFWGLIPFSSGIVAFASISGSMLLLFLGLKIFLQKEKALIFLVWVTICYLFFKTIKDWLVVTVGLKMLSSYSFYLSFLFLLALLVLFIVFKLSVQNARKLSAYLNLLVFILIVIEVGKSVYHSGKTKVQPYVTADIQLTDLSSKKYPDIYILQFDEYAGLYTLNSGYGIDNSKFVEDLKKRSFHVAQNSNSNYNGTPFSVLSLLNMSYIDGVSKTEVSSAIGYSKSADAIKENKLTHFFRNNQYKIVNHSFFEVEQTEPLNYLFLPIKKRLMLDKTFGSVLINDLLCSVNSNSFHFFINDFPARIDNYNQEVIKRSFETIESEIGPVFMYSHFMMPHSPFLRDSSGRLRSMGMAYVESNKTRNIESYIQYLKYCNIVSLKMIDSIQAKKPNSIIVLLSDHGLRNSKLENRKYIEFNNFLAIYSPSKEDFQMPDSVCTVNTFRLIMNAHYDQAFPMLDNRMINVNMGLIE; encoded by the coding sequence TTGAATACAAACAAGACTTACAAGTTCATTAAGCAAAGAGAATATCAAGAAATGGTTATACAAGGTGCAAATACTTTCACTTCGATAAAGAAGGTTATTCAGGCAGTTAGGAAACATTCTGTTCTTGCTACGTTACCCTTGTACTTTGTACTCGATGCAACAAATCAGTTTTGGGGATTGATCCCTTTTAGTTCCGGGATTGTAGCTTTTGCCAGTATAAGCGGTTCGATGCTTCTTTTATTTTTAGGGCTTAAGATTTTTTTACAAAAAGAGAAAGCATTGATTTTCCTGGTATGGGTCACGATATGTTATCTGTTTTTTAAAACAATCAAGGATTGGCTTGTTGTAACAGTAGGCCTAAAAATGCTTTCATCATATAGTTTTTATCTCTCTTTTCTTTTTCTGCTTGCGCTCTTAGTTCTGTTTATTGTCTTCAAACTTTCAGTGCAAAATGCCAGGAAATTGAGTGCTTATCTGAACTTATTGGTTTTTATTCTTATTGTCATTGAAGTTGGCAAGTCAGTATATCATTCGGGGAAAACGAAAGTTCAGCCATATGTAACAGCAGACATACAGCTTACAGATCTATCAAGCAAGAAATATCCTGATATATATATTCTTCAGTTTGATGAATATGCAGGGCTATATACATTAAACAGTGGGTATGGAATTGATAATAGCAAATTTGTTGAGGATTTAAAGAAAAGATCATTTCATGTAGCTCAAAACTCAAATAGTAATTACAATGGTACGCCCTTTTCTGTTTTATCCTTACTGAACATGTCATATATCGATGGTGTAAGTAAAACAGAGGTTTCGTCCGCAATTGGATATAGCAAAAGCGCTGATGCAATTAAGGAAAATAAATTGACGCATTTTTTTCGTAACAATCAGTATAAGATTGTGAATCATAGTTTCTTCGAAGTTGAGCAAACAGAACCACTTAATTATCTTTTTCTGCCTATTAAGAAGCGTTTAATGTTGGACAAGACATTTGGGAGCGTATTGATAAATGATCTTTTGTGTTCGGTCAACTCAAATTCATTTCATTTCTTCATTAACGATTTCCCAGCCCGTATTGATAATTATAACCAGGAGGTTATAAAAAGATCATTTGAAACAATCGAAAGTGAAATTGGTCCGGTGTTTATGTATTCGCATTTCATGATGCCACATAGCCCGTTTCTGCGTGACAGCAGTGGCAGACTGCGGAGTATGGGTATGGCGTACGTAGAATCGAATAAAACGAGAAATATTGAATCTTATATTCAGTACCTTAAGTATTGCAATATCGTGTCTTTAAAAATGATTGATTCAATACAGGCAAAAAAACCAAATTCAATCATTGTCTTGTTGAGTGATCATGGCCTTCGTAATTCAAAATTGGAGAACAGAAAATACATTGAGTTTAATAATTTCCTGGCAATTTATTCTCCAAGCAAAGAAGATTTTCAAATGCCTGATTCCGTTTGCACTGTTAACACATTTAGGTTGATAATGAATGCTCACTATGATCAAGCATTTCCTATGCTTGATAACAGAATGATAAATGTAAATATGGGGTTAATTGAATAG
- a CDS encoding putative type IX sorting system protein PorV2, with amino-acid sequence MITRATLILSVTLLYSANSFAQIRIYSNEFLNIGAGSRAFGMGGAQVASVSDATAGYWNPAGLTAVKNDPSLSLMHAEYFAGIGKYDFGALAIPVANNKRTIGLSFLRFAVDDIPNTLYLIEPDGSVNYANLRSFSSADYAVILSVAQKIKETENKSMSVGVNAKVIHRKVGSFATAWGFGLDVGFQMKGKNWSVGAAARDITTTFNAWSFSFTEREKEVLFLTNNEIPVKSTELTAPRLVIGGAYDFRFRKNLSLKAEVNLDLTFDGQRNTVISSEVINADPRIGAELNIKDVFFLRGGIFNFQKTLADGDTLNQKKVWIYQPGAGAGFKLGNSFYVDYAFTNLANQSNPLYTHIVSLRLDLMKPKNQKKK; translated from the coding sequence ATGATAACCCGAGCAACCCTGATCCTATCTGTTACCCTTTTGTATAGCGCAAACAGCTTTGCGCAAATCCGTATTTATTCCAACGAATTTTTAAATATTGGTGCTGGTTCCCGTGCTTTTGGTATGGGGGGCGCTCAAGTGGCATCTGTAAGCGATGCTACTGCTGGTTATTGGAATCCTGCAGGATTAACAGCTGTAAAAAATGATCCTTCTCTTTCCTTAATGCATGCTGAATATTTTGCCGGCATAGGCAAATATGATTTTGGAGCTTTAGCAATTCCTGTTGCAAATAATAAGCGTACGATCGGTCTTTCTTTCTTACGTTTTGCAGTAGATGATATTCCCAATACACTTTATCTGATCGAGCCTGATGGCAGCGTGAACTATGCCAATCTTCGTTCTTTTTCTTCGGCCGATTATGCAGTGATACTATCTGTTGCTCAAAAAATTAAAGAGACTGAAAATAAATCGATGAGCGTGGGTGTAAATGCAAAAGTGATCCATCGTAAAGTTGGAAGTTTTGCAACAGCCTGGGGGTTTGGTTTAGATGTTGGCTTCCAGATGAAAGGAAAGAACTGGTCGGTTGGTGCTGCTGCAAGAGATATTACTACAACATTCAACGCCTGGTCGTTTAGTTTTACTGAGAGGGAGAAAGAAGTTTTGTTTCTCACCAATAATGAGATACCTGTTAAATCAACAGAGTTAACAGCCCCACGTTTAGTCATTGGTGGTGCTTATGATTTTCGATTCAGAAAAAATCTTTCACTAAAAGCTGAAGTAAATCTCGATCTCACGTTTGATGGACAGCGTAATACTGTGATCAGTTCTGAGGTGATCAATGCCGATCCAAGAATTGGAGCTGAGTTAAATATCAAAGATGTGTTCTTCCTGCGTGGAGGAATTTTTAATTTTCAGAAAACACTGGCTGATGGTGATACACTTAATCAAAAGAAAGTGTGGATCTATCAACCGGGAGCTGGTGCCGGTTTCAAACTCGGCAATTCTTTTTATGTAGATTATGCATTTACAAATCTGGCCAACCAGTCAAATCCGTTATATACACATATAGTATCTCTTCGTCTCGACCTTATGAAGCCTAAAAACCAAAAGAAAAAATAA